One genomic region from Peromyscus eremicus chromosome 20, PerEre_H2_v1, whole genome shotgun sequence encodes:
- the Gsdmd gene encoding gasdermin-D — MPSAFEEVVKSVIKELDCKGELIPVDSLRNSTSFRPYSLLSRKLSSSWFWKSRYKCVNLSIKDILDPNAPEPEPECCGRFQISDAVDGNVQGRVALASMDQGKIAGAVAMSGSRSASMNVCILRVAQNTWEVMQQERHLQQPEHKILQQLRSRGDDVFVVTEVLQTQEEVQVTRTHDREGSGQFALPGVICLQGESEGRLSRKKMVTIPAGSILAFRVAQLLIDPTWDILLFPDDKKRTFELPSSSHRREDGQKRHAFSLLTALQSMCAPLKLLTDAVHEEQVTTEDFQGLRAEVKAGSAELRHLEMELREQLLRDIGRLLHDQPSMEALEASLEQGLCRGGEVEPLHGPAGSILECLVLPSGELVLELAVPIFYLLGALTALSETQQKLLAETLETTMLLKQLELVEHILEQSTPWQEPSSVSLPLSLLENNWNEEDPTWVLLEECGLTLRVDTPQVHWEPKSQGPTCALYASLALMSSLSQKPC, encoded by the exons ATGCCATCAGCCTTTGAGGAGGTGGTCAAGAGTGTCATCAAAGAGCTGGACTGCAAAGGAGAACTCATCCCAGTGGACAGCCTTCGGAACTCCACCAGCTTCAGACCCTACAGCCTCCTGAGCAGGAAACTCTCGAGCTCATGGTTCTGGAAATCCCGCTATAAGTGTGTCAACCTGTCAATCAAAGACATCCTGGATCCCAATGCTCCAGAACCAG AACCCGAATGCTGTGGCCGCTTCCAAATCTCTGATGCCGTTGACGGGAACGTGCAGGGCCGTGTGGCGCTGGCAAGCATGGACCAGGGGAAGATTGCTGGCGCGGTTGCCATGTCTGGCAGTCGTAGTGCCTCCATGAATGTGTGTATACTGCGTGTGGCTCAGAACACCTGGGAGGTCATGCAACAAGAGAG GCACCTGCAGCAGCCTGAACATAAAATCCTGCAACAGCTTCGGAGTCGTGGAGACGATGTGTTTGTGGTGACAGAGGTGCTGCAGACACAGGAAGAGGTGCAGGTCACCCGGACCCATGACCGGGAGGGCTCGGGCCAGTTTGCACTGCCTGGAGTCATATGCTTGCAG GGTGAAAGCGAGGGCCGCCTAAGCCGGAAGAAGATGGTGACCATTCCTGCAGGGAGCATCCTTGCATTCCGGGTGGCCCAGCTGCTCATTGACCCTACGTGGG ATATCCTTCTCTTTCCTGATGATAAGAAGAGGACCTTTGAGCTACCCTCATCAA GCCACAGAAGAGAGGATGGCCAGAAGCGGCATGCCTTTAGCCTACTTACCGCACTACAATCCATGTGTGCGCCACTCAAGCTCCTGACTG ATGCAGTCCATGAGGAACAGGTGACCACAGAAGACTTCCAAGGCCTGCGTGCAGAGGTGAAGGCTGGCTCTGCAGAACTGCGGCACTTAGAAATGGAGTTAAGAGAACAACTACTAAGGGACATCGGGAGACTTCTGCATGACCAACCCAGCATGGAAGCCTTGGAGGCCTCA CTGGAGCAGGGCCTGTGCCGTGGTGGAGAGGTGGAACCTCTGCATGGCCCGGCAGGCAGCATCCTCGAGTGTCTGGTGCTTCCCTCTGGAGAActggtcctggaacttgctgtgccAATCTTCTACCTGTTGGGAGCACTGACTG CGCTGAGTGAAACCCAGCAGAAGCTGCTGGCTGAGACTCTGGAGACGACGATGCTGTTGAAGCAGCTGGAGTTG GTGGAGCATATCTTGGAGCAGAGCACCCCGTGGCAGGAGCCGAGCTCTGTGTCCCTCCCCCTCAGCCTCCTTGAGAACAACTGGAATGAGGAGGATCCCACCTGGGTCTTGCTAGAAGAATGTGGCCTAACGCTGCGGGTAGACACCCCCCAGGTGCACTGGGAACCAAAGTCTCAGGGTCCCACGTGTGCACTCTATGCCTCCCTGGCCCTGATGTCAAGTCTAAGCCAGAAACCTTGCTAG